In Chlorocebus sabaeus isolate Y175 chromosome 19, mChlSab1.0.hap1, whole genome shotgun sequence, a single genomic region encodes these proteins:
- the GAS2L1 gene encoding GAS2-like protein 1 produces MADPVAGIAGSAAKSVRPFRSSEAYVEAMKEDLAEWLNALYGLGLPGGGDGFLTGLATGTTLCQHANAVTEAARALAAARPARGVAFQAHSVVPGSFMARDNVATFIGWCRTELGVPEVLMFETEDLVLRKNEKSVVLCLLEVARRGARLGLLAPRLVQFEQEIERELRAAPPAPNAPAAGEDTTETTPAPGTPARGPRMTPSDLRNLDELVREILGRCTCPDQFPMIKVSEGKYRVGDSSLLIFVRVLRSHVMVRVGGGWDTLEHYLDKHDPCRCSSTAHRPPQPRVRTFSPQRVSPTPSPRPASPVPGSERRGSRPEMTPISLRSTKEGPETPPRPRDQLPPHPRSRRYSGDSDSSASSAQSGPLGTRSDDTGTGPRRERPSRRLTTGTPASPRRPPALRSQSRDRLDRGRPRGAPGGRGAQLSAPSPARRARSQSREEQAVLLVRRDRDGQHSWVPRGRGTGGSGRSTPQTPRARSPAAPRLSRVSSPSPELGTTPASIFRTPLQLDPQQEQQLFRRLEEEFLANARALEAVASVTPTGPASDPARAPDPPAPDSAYCSSSSSSSSLSVLGGKCGQPGDSGRTANGLPGPRSQALSSSSDEGSPCPGMGGPLDAPGSSLAGPEPLRTWARGRMDTQPDRKPSRIPTPRGPRRPSGPAELGTWHALHSVTPRAEPDSWM; encoded by the exons ATGGCGGACCCGGTGGCGGGCATCGCGGGCTCGGCGGCCAAGAGCGTGCGGCCATTTCGTTCCAGTGAGGCCTACGTGGAGGCCATGAAGGAGGACCTGGCCGAGTGGCTCAATGCCTTGTACGGCCTGGGTCTCCCGGGTGGTGGTGATGGCTTCCTGACGGGGCTGGCCACGGGCACGACTCTGTGCCAACATGCCAACGCCGTGACCGAGGCTGCCCGTGCATTGGCAGCTGCCCGACCGGCCCGAGGTGTGGccttccaggcacacagtgtaGTGCCTGGCTCCTTCATGGCCCGCGACAACGTGGCCACCTTCATCGGCTGGTGCCGCACGGAGCTGGGTGTGCCGGAGGTGCTCATGTTTGAGACTGAGGACCTGGTGCTTCGCAAGAACGAGAAGAGTGTGGTGCTGTGCCTGCTGGAGGTGGCACGGCGTGGGGCCCGCCTGGGCCTGCTTGCCCCACGCCTCGTGCAGTTCGAGCAAGAGATTGAGCGGGAGCTGCGTGCtgcacccccagcccccaacGCCCCTGCTGCTGGGGAGGACACCACTGAAACCACCCCTGCACCAGGGACTCCTGCCCGTGGCCCCCGCATGACACCCAGCGACCTGCGCAACCTCGACGAGCTG GTGAGGGAGATCCTGGGCCGCTGCACCTGCCCCGATCAGTTCCCCATGATCAAGGTCTCGGAGGGGAAGTACCGTGTGGGGGACTCGAGCCTGCTCATCTTTGTGCGG GTGCTGAGGAGCCACGTGATGGTGCGAGTGGGTGGTGGCTGGGACACGCTGGAGCATTACCTGGACAAGCACGACCCGTGCCGCTGCTCCTCCACCG CTCATCGCCCACCCCAGCCGAGGGTCCGTACCTTTTCTCCGCAGAGGGTGTCGCCCACTCCCAGTCCCCGCCCTGCTAGCCCAGTTCCCGGGAGTGAGCGCCGGGGTTCCCGACCTGAGATGACTCCCATTAGCTTACGAAGCACAAAGGAGGGGCCTGAGACCCCGCCCAG GCCCCGGGATCAGCTGCCCCCCCATCCCCGCTCCCGCCGCTACTCCGGGGACAGTGACTCCTCAGCCTCCTCCGCCCAGAGCGGCCCCCTTGGTACCCGCAGTGATGACACAGGCACTGGCCCCCGGAGGGAGCGACCCAGCCGGCGGCTGACCACAGGCACCCCGGCCTCTCCGAGACGGCCTCCTGCCCTGCGCAGCCAGTCCCGAGACCGGCTGGATCGGGGCCGGCCCCGGGGGGCCCCAGGAGGCAGGGGAGCCCAGTTGtcagcccccagccctgcccgGCGGGCCCGGAGCCAGAGCCGCGAGGAGCAGGCTGTGCTGCTTGTGCGCAGGGATCGAGACGGGCAGCACTCATGGGTGCCAAGGGGCAGGGGCACTGGGGGCTCGGGCAGGAGCACCCCCCAGACTCCCCGTGCCCGCAGCCCTGCAGCACCCCGGCTTTCACGGGTCTCCAGCCCCAGTCCAGAGTTGGGCACCACACCGGCCAGCATCTTCCGCACACCCCTGCAGCTCGAcccgcagcaggagcagcagctgtTTCGGCGCCTGGAAGAGGAGTTCCTGGCCAATGCCCGGGCTCTTGAGGCTGTTGCTAGCGTGACTCCCACTGGACCAGCCTCTGACCCAGCTCGGGCCCCTGACCCTCCAGCTCCTGACTCTGCCTACTGTTCCTCCAGTTCCTCCTCTTCGTCCCTCAGCGTCCTGGGTGGCAAATGTGGCCAACCTGGGGACTCTGGCCGGACGGCCAATGGCCTGCCTGGGCCGCGAAGCCAAGCCCTTTCCAGCTCTTCCGATGAAGGCAGCCCCTGCCCTGGCATGGGGGGGCCACTAGATGCACCTGGGAGCTCCCTGGCTGGCCCCGAACCCTTGAGGACCTGGGCACGGGGTCGGATGGACACACAGCCAGACCGTAAACCCTCACGCATCCCCACGCCTCGGGGCCCCCGCCGCCCCTCCGGACCCGCAGAGCTTGGGACCTGGCATGCCCTGCACTCAGTCACCCCAAGGGCTGAGCCAGATTCCTGGATGTGA